One genomic segment of Hevea brasiliensis isolate MT/VB/25A 57/8 chromosome 3, ASM3005281v1, whole genome shotgun sequence includes these proteins:
- the LOC110659154 gene encoding cyclin-dependent protein kinase inhibitor SMR3-like, with protein MSSNSELHLVKENKEDIEFKLLQRSTLEFTALSESSNENGIIPLQWRNQQEEEDDKDGNNETEEDGEERKTGDFSRLISLGEVKATDDDDDDNNGFKTPTSLDHKISATKQCPPAPRKPRPVIPAKRKASPSNVRRSLQLDLSREVESLFPRPILADLYQKMKKARREDDDTL; from the coding sequence ATGTCGTCGAATTCAGAGTTGCATCTAGtcaaagaaaataaagaagaTATCGAATTCAAGCTCTTGCAGAGATCCACTTTAGAATTTACTGCCTTATCAGAAAGTTCTAATGAAAATGGGATTATTCCTCTTCAATGGCGCAatcaacaagaagaagaagatgacaaagATGGAAATAATGAGACAGAAGAAGATGGAGAAGAACGCAAGACTGGAGATTTTTCAAGGCTGATATCTTTAGGAGAAGTGAAGGCAACGGATGATGATGATGACGATAATAATGGATTCAAAACTCCAACAAGTTTGGATCACAAAATCTCAGCGACCAAACAATGCCCGCCTGCACCAAGAAAACCCAGGCCTGTAATACCTGCTAAAAGAAAAGCATCACCATCAAATGTACGAAGAAGTCTACAACTTGATCTATCTCGAGAAGTGGAGTCTCTATTTCCTAGGCCTATTCTTGCAGATTTGTATCAGAAGATGAAGAAAGCTAGAAGAGAAGACGATGACACCCTCTGA